The genomic interval CTCAGTTAAGTGAAAAGGTGCGGGAATCATGATGACTCCCGCACCTTTTAATTTATTTCAAATACTCATACTCAAACAGTGTCGGGACAATTTCGGAGTTATAATACTCTTTCACCAGCGTTTTCAATCCTACCAGCGCCGTATGCAACTCCACGTTTTCCCAAACCGTATCCCCCGTCACTTCGTCTTTATGCGAGGTATCCAATTCTGAAGAGATTTGGTATACGCCATAGGTCAATGCAGGGTCATAGTTTTTTGCCTGCTTTGCCCAGTGCAAAACGGTTTCCCACTGTTCCAAAAGTTTGGTCTCCTTATCGCCTACTAAAAGAGCTTTTACATCTTGTAGGGCAATTGTTTCTCCGTTCGTATCATCAAAACACAGCTCGTTACGGTAAAAGCGTCCGTCGCTGCCTGTAAATGTCCTCATGTGGTTTTGCGTTTCTAAACAGGTAAACAGAAGGCATTTTAAGAGAAATTGTGTCAGTTTCCCGCTTGCAACATCTGCGTGATACCTATCCGCGCCGTCTGCTGACTTCATAATGCGGGCACGTTCCGTCCACGCCCTGTTATATGTGATATAACGCGAGGCGCAGAACATGGGGAGTTTTTCGAGATAGTTGTCTTTTCGCAAGAAAAAGCCATTGCCATTATATATGCCTGCGCGAATTAAAACGGCGTGTAAATCAGGGTTATCAAAGCCCGGGCCATCAACTACGAGATATCCCATAATGTTCGTTAAATATATTAACGACAATCATTGCTTCTCTTCTTCTATTTGCAACTCTACTTGTTCTAATTCATTAGGAATTAAGTCAATAACTAAGGTTGAGTTTGTCAATTCTGCAATTCGTTCCAATGTTTTTAATGTCGGATCTGATTTTCCTGATTCAATCAATGAATAATTTGATCTACTCATTTCTAATTCTTGGGAGAATTTTTCTTTTGATTTGGTACCTCTCATCTTTTTTAAGCTTTCTCTAAATGCTAGTTCCAAGTTTCTCCCTCCTGTTTATGTAAATATTTTGCACGTTTTCCATTTAATTATATCGTTACACCTTGTAAATCACAAGTGATTAATCACAAATCACTTGTGATTAGTGATTGTTATTGGTGTTGCCTAGAACGATTCTAAGCACATGTTTAATTTTAAAGTGGGCAATTATCTTTAAAATGTCCTACAATGATTCAATAAAAGCATGGCTGCTAGTGAAACTTGCGACCATGCTTTTAAAAATACTTAATGGGGTCCCGAGCGCTTTAGCTCCTTGGAAGCTGTCAGTAGTATACCTAATAATTTATCTACATTCCCTTTAGTAACGTGTAACTTTCCAAATTTACAAAAGCGACTCATAGAATTATTTCCTCCCGTTAAATAATAGATAACTATTAAAAATAGACAATACTTGCTCATAAGTAACGGTACTTAAATTGTTTACTTTGGCGTGTTTCATTGCTTGATGAAACTGATTTTTAGTAAACAGTTGACGATATTCTCGATTGACCCATTTTGAAACAAAGTACGTATATAGCTTCCAATATTTATCTGGAACATCTGTGGTATGGCGGGTAAGTTTTATTAAGACACTGTTTACTTTTGGTTTAGGATGAAAGCATTCCGCTGGCAGCTTAAGCAATTGCTGAATCGAGACTTGAGTGTGCAAGAGCAACCCTAGTGTTCGGTGAATATCCAAGGTACGCTTGTAGAATCCTTCTTCAACAATCAGATAGATGTCAGACGCATGGCTTTCAAAAACCACTTTTTTAATAATTTGTGTGCTTAAATGGTAAGGAATACTCCCAACAATTTTATACCTCTGTTTGTTAGGGAATTGAAACTGTAGAATATCTTGGTGAATTAAAGTGACACGAGTATTCAGTTTTAATTTTTCTGACGATAAGTTGAATAGATGACTGTCTAATTCAATAGACGTTACCTGTTTACTTATTTTAGCCAGTTTCGTCGTTAAATGCCCTTTACCTGTTCCAATTTCGTAAACGGTATCGGTTTCTTTTAAATTCAATTGTTTTATTATTTGGTTGAGTACTTTTTCACTCGTTAAAAAGTTTTGAGAATATTTTATATTTTTGTTCATGTAATCACTCCTGAAGTGATTACATCTATAAATAAATACAGAAGTTAAACGATTTGTTTGTAATTTTAGTTATCTGTTTAAAAAGTCATAAGATTAGTCACTGGTAGGAATTAATCTAACGTATTTATTTATCTGCGTAATCACTGTTTTTAGTCTGTTTCAAAACAGTAGATGTTTTATCTACATTACGCATTTGGAATACCAACATGACGAATCCCTCCTTCTTAATTACAAATTTTTAGCATCTAATTTAACTTCAATTCCTATTATACAAAATTTTAAGATAATGCACTATCAACACACTCTTAAGTTTGCTTCTAAGTCTTATTTCCATAACTTTAGGGTTAACCATACGCAAGACCAATCACTCTCGGACAATACTCATGATTTTCGGTAAAAAACGTAAAAGAAATAAGAACAATTAACAAAATGTATAATAACAATCAATAGCGACTAATGATTTTCATGTAAAAGGACACCAAACTATACGGTGTCCTTTTCAAATTCTTACGTCATATCAAGGCTCATTCAATCGTGGTAAATTCGTGGTAAAATGAGTGCTTTCCTATATTTCAAAATGCTTGAAAGTATAGTGTTTATGCGGATAATCAAAAATCAGATATAAAATTTAATAATAAACAATGGCTTTATCCGCATTTTTTGATTTACTGCCAAGCCGCCATCATGCTGTAGCAAAACCCCATTCTCTGTGTCATCCGGAAATGTCCTCTTGTCATAATAGGTTTTGCTATACATGGTATGAATGCGCTTAACACATAGCATTCCAAAATCATCTAATGTCTCGTTGGGAGCAATATCATAGCCATGAATTTCAATATTATCAATGTTTGCCTCTGCCTGACCCCAATAGGCGCACATGATGCAGGCATCAATATTTGTGTGGAAGTGCCGTCTGTTAAACGCGAAACCTCCTAAGAATTCTTTATTGATCAAGTGCTGTGCTTTCCAATACTTGACCGGGGAATAAACAATATAGCTATCCGTTGGCTGGCGCAGATAATACTTGAAGGCGGACCAAATAAAGGCGTTACCCAAATCATTGGTAGCAGTCCCTTTGACCTCTTTTTTCATTTCTGAGACAACATAGCTGTTTTTCCATGTGGATGATTTCTTGCCTACACCATGACGTTGATGTTCAACGCTAGTTGTTTCAGCGTAGGGCGGGTTTTCAAACAAAATCACCGTGCATTGCGGATTGTCAAGGTACTGCTTAATGACGGAATTTTCAATATATTCACGGCTTAAAGCGTCCGCACCTGTTACAAGTCCGGCGTTGAATGTCTCAGCTGTTTCAACAGGCGGGATAATATGGCGCACTTTTGCACCGAGCAATTCTTGTAGCACCTTGTATTCGTAATATTCGACCGTAGAAACAATACAATGCGTGAGTTCATCGTCCGTCAATCCCGCCTCAAGATTGCCTGTCCCTGCACACCTGTCTAGAATGATATAGTCATTTCCGGCGGGCACACGAGCAATAGCGGCACGTACAAGTTCGATCGACTTTTCAGCGTAAAGATGATGTGTATAGAATGCACCAAGGTT from Clostridiales bacterium carries:
- a CDS encoding helix-turn-helix domain-containing protein, whose product is MELAFRESLKKMRGTKSKEKFSQELEMSRSNYSLIESGKSDPTLKTLERIAELTNSTLVIDLIPNELEQVELQIEEEKQ
- the erm(B) gene encoding 23S rRNA (adenine(2058)-N(6))-methyltransferase Erm(B), giving the protein MNKNIKYSQNFLTSEKVLNQIIKQLNLKETDTVYEIGTGKGHLTTKLAKISKQVTSIELDSHLFNLSSEKLKLNTRVTLIHQDILQFQFPNKQRYKIVGSIPYHLSTQIIKKVVFESHASDIYLIVEEGFYKRTLDIHRTLGLLLHTQVSIQQLLKLPAECFHPKPKVNSVLIKLTRHTTDVPDKYWKLYTYFVSKWVNREYRQLFTKNQFHQAMKHAKVNNLSTVTYEQVLSIFNSYLLFNGRK
- a CDS encoding 23S rRNA methyltransferase attenuation leader peptide, coding for MLVFQMRNVDKTSTVLKQTKNSDYADK